In Nitrospirota bacterium, the sequence CTTAAATTGCCTTCAAAACCAATCAACAAACAATTTTTACACTCTTTAGCATACATTTTGCACCAACTAATACTGAAATAAAAAAATACAAAGGGGGAATTAATCATGGTACCGCGTAAAAAAATATTAAACAGTCTCACACATAGAAGTGCCAGGTATTTAGTATTAGTTATCGCCATGTTTTTTGTTTGCGGGGCAAAAGCAACATATGCTGATACGCTTTTAAGCAACAGTTATGCATATGCTTTCGGCAGTAACCCTAATGCCATTATCATTGACGTAGATATCTTTGATAATTACTTAGGGGACTACAGTATGTATTACTGGCAATATACTGTAACAAACAATTCCTATAACCCCAGCCCGGGGATTACAAACGGCTTCTCAGGCTTTTTGCTTGAATTACCTATCTTAATTCCTGAGCTTGCAAATATGTCAGCGCCGAATGCTAATTGGGACTATAATTGCTGTGCAGGCAATAGGGTGGAATATGCTGTAGAATGGGACATTAAGCCCCTTGACGGCAATGGCATACTGCCGGAACAGCAGGGAGTCTTCGGCTTTACAACAACACCGCGCACATGGACCAACAGCGACGGCTGGTTTCATACATGGAAAGGAGAGCTACAAGTAGATAGGATATCCTTTACCGGAGGCCCCGAAATCCCTAACGCAGTTGCTCCTGAACCTATAAGCTCCATTCTCTTTCTTAGCGGCGGGTCATTTTTAGCCGGCAGAAATTATCTCAGAAAAAAAAGAAAAAACAGCTAAAAATTTGCATAATTAGCAGAGCAAAAAAAGGGGGCTTGGAATAACCAAGCCCCCTTTTTTTGCTCTGCATTAAGCTCTATTGCAATATTACCGTTAATCCTTTAAGATAATTCTGTAGTTAAAAAAACCTTTTTCTATTAATCTATTGCTATGCGCAACATTATCATTGGCCTTTCTATTTTATTTTATATATTATCAGGCATTATCACATTTAAGGCATTAGTAATCCCCGCCGGCCGCGCCAATGTACCTGCAAATAAGACAAGGGTTTTGGCTGTGCTTGGAGACGGGGCGTTTTCTTCGGGGCAGTTTATCATTGACGAACGTCTTATAACTGCCGTTAAAAATACGGTGTCTGAAATTTCGGCATCCCCTGATTACCGTGTAATTATAGAGGGACATACTGACAACAGGCCTATCAGGTCATCTGCCGTAATGAGATACTCTGATAATATGGAATTATCATTTCTCAGGGCAAAGATTGTTGCCTCTATATTAGTTAAATACGACATACCGGTTGAGCGTATCTCTGTAATCGGTTACGGCGACGCCAGACCGATAGCCTCCAATGATACTGCTGAAGGCAGGGTCAAAAACAGGAGAGTTGAGATAAAACTTATCCCTAAGGACAAGGGGTTTTGAAATATTATGTACACTAACCACTTCGGTCTTAACATGCTTCCCTTTGAAAATGTGCCTGATCCGGCCTTCTTTTTTGACCAGGGCGATCATGCCCGCATCCGCTCAAGGATAACAGACTCCTTGAAAGCAGGCAGGGGGTTGATAGTGGTGACAGGGCCTATCGGGTCAGGCAAGACAACCATAAGTCAAAAAATAATTTCTGATTTTTCCAACACTATAAAACTTATATGGATGGCTGAGCCGCCGGCAAACAGCCTGGATCTTTTTCTGTTTATTGCCCAGGGGCTTGGTCTAAAACCTCAGGTCTCCGAGAGGGTATTTATTCTGAGAGATATTAAGGATGCCCTCTTAAAAATCAATTCTGAAGGCAGTAAATGCCTGCTTATAATAGATGAATCTCATCTGATGTCGGATGATACGCTCAACGGCATACGGCTGCTGAACAATCTTGAAGAGGGCGCAATTAAACTTATTCAGATACTTCTGCTTGGCCAGGAAGAATTGATGAAGACAATCAACAAGCCTGAGATGGAGCCCTTTAAACAGCGCATTGCAGCCCTGGAAATCATGGGGAAGATGAGTCCGGACAGGATACGTGAATATATCCTGCACCGTATTCGGACAGCAGGAGGACAGCCTTCTATATTTTCAGACACAGGATGGGAGGCATTAGTTTTAGCCTTTGGTCCAGGGAACACTCCGCGTGTAATCAATTTATTATGCGACAAATCTCTCAGCCTGACCTTTGAGAAAGGAAAACCGGCAGTAGACCTGGATGATATTTACGAGGCTGCCGGAGAAATGGGGCTGCAGAAAGAAGTCTTTCATTACAAGATGACACTCAGGCGAAACGAAATGAAAAAGCAAGCTATAACCGCAATTGAAAAAGATCCCATTAGAGAAGCTGAAGCAATTCAACATTCATCAGGCAAAGAGCCTGATGCAGCCGGTATCCATATACACATACAACCGGAAACTTTTCAGCCGGTTCAGACAAAACCTGTAATCAATTCTCCTGCGTCCGGGGCAACTGAAAAAGGATTAAAAACGCCTGTAGTTTTATTTTTGTTTTCTGTTGCAGCGCTCATCCTGAGTTTGTTTTTCTACTGCTGGCGGACCGGCTCTCTTGAACCGGCAGCCTGCTTCAGCAAATTAATTGGTTTTTGATTGAAAATAATATATGTTTAGATAGAGTTACAGATTAAGGTAAAGCTTATTTCTGACGATAAGGAGAATTAAGATAATATGTACACCAGGCATTTCGGTCTCAAAACACTTCCTTTTGAAAACGTGCCTGATCCGGCTTTCTTTTTTGATCAGGGCGATTATGCCAAAGTCCGCAGCCGGATAACAGATTCTTTAAATGCAGGCAGAGGTTTAATCGTAGTGACAGGGCCTATCGGGTCCGGCAAGACAACCCTTAGTCAAATGATAAAATCCGATATTCCTTCTAATATAAAACTTATATGGATGGCGCTGCCGCCCGGGAGCAGCACAGATCTTTTTATTTTTATTGCCAGTGAGCTTGAGCTGAAGCCCTCAACATCTGAGATGGTCTTTCTTTTAAGGGATATTAAGAATGCCCTCTTAAAAATCAATTCCGACGGCAGTAAATGCCTGCTCATAATAGATGAATCTCATCTGATGCCGGATGAAACACTTAACGGCATCCGGCTGCTGAACAATCTTGAAGAGGGTGCAATCAAACTTATCCAGATACTTCTGCTTGGACAGGAAGAATTGATGGAAATAATCAACAGACCTAAGATGGAGTCTTTCAAACAGCGCATTGCAACTCTGGAAAATATAGGGAAGTTGGATTCCGACAGGCTGCGTAAGTATATCTCGCACCGCATTCACGTGGCAGGAGGACAGTCCTCCATATTTTCAGATACAGGATGGGAGGCCTTAAGTTTAGCTTTTGGTTCTGAAGGCACACCCCGCGTAATCAATTCCTTATGCGACAGATCCCTCAACTTCGCATTTGAAAGAGAACAACAAACGGCAGATGTTCATAACGTCTATAAAGCTGCACAGGGAATGGGATTAAGCAATGAAATCTTTCATTATGTAGTTGAGCTTAAAAACAGGGAGAGGGAGAGAAAGAAACAAGCAATATCTGACCTGGGAGCTAATTCTGTATTAGAGCCGGCAACTTCCATTCATACGGTGAGCAGGGAATCAGACGGAACAGATATGGAGCATAAGGACATACCGTCAGTGCCGTTACAGTCAGCATGGAAGGAAGATGAAATCAGCCTTGCTACCTCTAATATTGAACAAAAAAATCTGAAAATACCGCTGTTATTACTCCTGCTGTTCATAATAGCGCTCATTTTAAGTCTCTTTTTATACTGCCGGATATTTGACTCTTCTGATCCAACTGCATGCTTTAATAAATTCATAGGGTTTGAGTAAAAAATATTTCTTTTTCTAACCTGAGCCGGATCTTTTATATTGGAATGCCTGATGAAAATAGATGGAAGGGAACTAGTTGAAGAGCAAGTTCATCTATAATAAAGTCATATGTATCGCCCCACTTAGATTACAGGACAGAATTTATATTGTAAAAGCAAAAGAAGACCCTGCGGTAAGTAACATCGCAGCAAAAATGAGCAGTGTCAAAATTATAAATGATATTTTTTTAAGCATAACCCTTTCTCCTCTCATCTTTTTTTATATATCATTAACTTCTTATCTATGTATAATGCAAATCTCATGCTAAAAAACATTTTTAGTTTCTATCAATAAACTTGTAAAGTTAAGTTTACATTTATAACACTATAATTTTAAGACGCTTCCCCTATTCCTAATTTAAAACATTTAGAATCAATACGTTTAGGAAAATTGCTGAATAAACGATTATATGTGTCTTGGTTTACATAAATGTAACCTGTTACATATGTGTTACTTTACATAGGCGTAAACTATGACATATGTGTTACTTTGTATGATGTAAACTTTTACAACATTTAGTATTTCTCTTGTTGCGCATAATATTAATATTGCCCTCATGGGGATGGTGAATCTCTTAAAGGATATGTCGTCAGCGTTTATGTGGAGGGCAAAAAATGATATAATTATTGTATGTTTTAAATATTAACTGATGGTCCTTAATTGACAGGGGTCTGAAAATTACATGGACTGGAATATAATTTTAGAAATATTGCCCGATTTGCTGCCATGGCTTTTATTGCTATCCTTTACCTGCCTCATTGCTTTTTTATTTTACTTGTGGGGTAAACAGACAGGAGTTTCCAAAGGCAAGGAACAAATAAGCAAAAAAACCCGGCTCATAGAGTCCCAGAGGGACAAGCTTCAGAGCGAACTGACTGCCGTCAACCTGAAACTTGAGCAGTATATTAATTTTCTTGTAAGGATTCCTGATGCGGTGAAAAACATAAACTCCGCTCTTTCATTTGACGAGCTGGTCACATCAACAATCAGGCTGACAAAAGAGATGATTGACACAAACGCAGTGGAAATTTATATCAAAGACCTGAAAAGCGGCAACCTGAAGCTGGTCGCGGCTTTCGGCACAAACCGGGGGCAATCAATTGAGTTAAAGCCCGGTGAGGATGTAGTGGGCAATGCGGCTGAACTGCTGATATTAGTTTCAAGAGACTCCCTGAAACCGAGCAGGAATACTGCAGCCGACAAGTTCATTGAAATGGCCGCGCCCATTGCCTTCAGAGGAAGCCTCATCGGGGTCATCGGCATCGGAAAGATTAAGAGGCGCATGGAAAACGAAAAACGGCTTCTGTCCATGATAGCCGACCTTTTTGCAGTGGCATACAGAAACCTTGAGTCCCTTGACAGCGTCAAGGAGGAGGCTATAACAGACGCCCTGACCGGGCTCTTCAACCGGCGATACTTCTTTGAAGCGGCTCACAGTGAACTACGGAAAACAGAGAGCTACAACTCCACTCTCTCGGTATTCATCTTTGACATTGATAATTTCAAGCATTACAATGACACAAACGGCCATCCGCAAGGCGATATCCTGCTGAAGGAGCTGGCGCTCCTGGTTAAAAAAAATTCCCGCTCTACAAACATAGTTGCCCGTTACGGCGGCGAAGAATTCATAGTACTGCTGAAGGACAACGATAAGAACGGCGTCATGACCTATGCCGAAAATATCAGAAAAATGATTGAGACTCATCCTTTCCAGCACCGGGAAAAACAGCCTCTCGGCTTTGTTTCCATCAGCGGAGGAGTAGTCGCTTACCCAGTTGACGGAGATACCATAGAAAAACTTATCAAAAACGCTGACAGCGCTCTCTATTCCGCAAAAGAATCCGGCAGAAACCGTGTGATTGCATACCAGTCATAAAAAACCGTTCTTGCCTTAACACTAAAAAATCCTTTAAACTTAAATTTGGCAGACGCGTCCCGAATTATAATAATATATTAAGTTGACTTGTATGGGCGAGTGGCGGAATTGGCAGACGCGCTGGACTTAGGATCCAGTGGGCAACCGTGGAGGTTCAAGTCCTCTCTCGCCCATTTGTCAACTTAATTTGGAATATCGGGATGGGTAACCGTGGGGGTTCAACTCCCCCCTCTCGCACCAAACAAGAAGTTAAGAGCCTGCCGGCAGGCAGGTTATGAGTTAAGAGTTATCCCGACACTTCGGGATCATTTTTAATTTCTAACTTTTTCGGAAAGGAAATATTTCTCAAGGAAAAGTGTTGACTTTTAACTGTATTTTAGCTAAATTTTAAGTCATGGCTGCAAAAATCGGGCAGTTGCTAAAAAGCAACAACCTCATCACTGAGGGTCAGCTTGCAAGCGCCCTTGAAATGCAAAAAAAAGAAGGCGGCCGTCTCGGCTCCATCCTTGTCAAACTCGGCTATGTAAATGAAGACAAGCTGGTGTCATTTCTGAGCAAACAGTTTGGCGTGCCTGCCATAAGCCTGTCTGATTACACAGTTAACGCTTCTGTTACAAAATTCATACCTGCCGATATCGCGGAGAAATATCAGGTATTCCCGCTTGCACGAAACGGCTCCACGCTTACCGTTGCAATGGTAGACCCTTCAAACGTCTATGCAATAGACGATATAAAGTTTGTGACCGGCTACAATGTCGTTCCTGCCATTGCCGCAGAGTCCGCCATAATGGAGGCGCTCGGCAAATATTACGGTAAGACCGCCGCGACCGACGCTTTCCAGAC encodes:
- a CDS encoding OmpA family protein, with amino-acid sequence MRNIIIGLSILFYILSGIITFKALVIPAGRANVPANKTRVLAVLGDGAFSSGQFIIDERLITAVKNTVSEISASPDYRVIIEGHTDNRPIRSSAVMRYSDNMELSFLRAKIVASILVKYDIPVERISVIGYGDARPIASNDTAEGRVKNRRVEIKLIPKDKGF
- a CDS encoding AAA family ATPase — its product is MYTNHFGLNMLPFENVPDPAFFFDQGDHARIRSRITDSLKAGRGLIVVTGPIGSGKTTISQKIISDFSNTIKLIWMAEPPANSLDLFLFIAQGLGLKPQVSERVFILRDIKDALLKINSEGSKCLLIIDESHLMSDDTLNGIRLLNNLEEGAIKLIQILLLGQEELMKTINKPEMEPFKQRIAALEIMGKMSPDRIREYILHRIRTAGGQPSIFSDTGWEALVLAFGPGNTPRVINLLCDKSLSLTFEKGKPAVDLDDIYEAAGEMGLQKEVFHYKMTLRRNEMKKQAITAIEKDPIREAEAIQHSSGKEPDAAGIHIHIQPETFQPVQTKPVINSPASGATEKGLKTPVVLFLFSVAALILSLFFYCWRTGSLEPAACFSKLIGF
- a CDS encoding AAA family ATPase; protein product: MYTRHFGLKTLPFENVPDPAFFFDQGDYAKVRSRITDSLNAGRGLIVVTGPIGSGKTTLSQMIKSDIPSNIKLIWMALPPGSSTDLFIFIASELELKPSTSEMVFLLRDIKNALLKINSDGSKCLLIIDESHLMPDETLNGIRLLNNLEEGAIKLIQILLLGQEELMEIINRPKMESFKQRIATLENIGKLDSDRLRKYISHRIHVAGGQSSIFSDTGWEALSLAFGSEGTPRVINSLCDRSLNFAFEREQQTADVHNVYKAAQGMGLSNEIFHYVVELKNRERERKKQAISDLGANSVLEPATSIHTVSRESDGTDMEHKDIPSVPLQSAWKEDEISLATSNIEQKNLKIPLLLLLLFIIALILSLFLYCRIFDSSDPTACFNKFIGFE
- a CDS encoding diguanylate cyclase, producing MDWNIILEILPDLLPWLLLLSFTCLIAFLFYLWGKQTGVSKGKEQISKKTRLIESQRDKLQSELTAVNLKLEQYINFLVRIPDAVKNINSALSFDELVTSTIRLTKEMIDTNAVEIYIKDLKSGNLKLVAAFGTNRGQSIELKPGEDVVGNAAELLILVSRDSLKPSRNTAADKFIEMAAPIAFRGSLIGVIGIGKIKRRMENEKRLLSMIADLFAVAYRNLESLDSVKEEAITDALTGLFNRRYFFEAAHSELRKTESYNSTLSVFIFDIDNFKHYNDTNGHPQGDILLKELALLVKKNSRSTNIVARYGGEEFIVLLKDNDKNGVMTYAENIRKMIETHPFQHREKQPLGFVSISGGVVAYPVDGDTIEKLIKNADSALYSAKESGRNRVIAYQS